A portion of the Mytilus galloprovincialis chromosome 12, xbMytGall1.hap1.1, whole genome shotgun sequence genome contains these proteins:
- the LOC143055636 gene encoding uncharacterized protein LOC143055636, with protein sequence MVELWKTLVKKILEIIPVICIALLSMSVVMLVVSLDPGVKWSEYNQELYYGSGIFGYYFNTLWSSLDVAKFAGLKDPHHPCTGKYIDLLKPLHDESWKLPIRSALHEAIGLVSATLFLLMVSVITNEVIKLKLFKIVTNITALGTGTIAVYYSYKAIGEYRRGIPEAISEKARSLYDLANRYYFPEKEEMQVGYNLAKYSAVTTILGCAFILGYICLYIPFGEGKWIWQKKSTVIPDT encoded by the exons ATGGTTGAGTTATGGAAAACATTAGTCAAAAAAATCCTAGAAATTATTCCAGTAATTTGTATTGCGTTACTCTCTATGTCGGTAGTAATGTTGGTGGTATCATTGGATCCTGGAGTTAAGTGGAGTGAATATAACCAGGAACTCTATTACGGATCTGGAATATTCGGATATTATTTTAATACCTTATGGTCAAGTCTTGATGTAGCTAAATTTGCGGGGCTAAAGGACCCACACCATCCTTGCACAGGAAAATATATAGATTTACTCAAACCCCTTCATGACG aaagTTGGAAATTACCTATTCGATCGGCATTGCATGAAGCAATTGGACTAGTCTCTGCAACATTATTTCTGTTAATGGTATCTGTTATCACCAATGAGGTTATAAAGCTGAAACTGTTCAAGATTGTCACAAATATTACTGCTTTAGGGACTGGAACAATTGCAG TTTACTATTCTTATAAAGCAATCGGTGAATACAGACGAGGAATCCCGGAAGCTATATCAGAAAAAGCAAGATCACTTTATGATCTGGCCAATCGCTATTACTTTCCAGAAAAGGAGGAGATGCAAGTTGGATATAACTTGGCAAAGTACAGCGCTGTTACTACGATTTTAGGTTGTGCGTTTATTTTGGGttatatttgtctttatattcCATTCGGAGAAGGAAAGTGGATTTGGCAAAAGAAGTCAACTGTTATACCAGACACATAG